Proteins found in one Zea mays cultivar B73 chromosome 1, Zm-B73-REFERENCE-NAM-5.0, whole genome shotgun sequence genomic segment:
- the LOC100286158 gene encoding 10-deacetylbaccatin III 10-O-acetyltransferase, which produces MASSLKFTVRRRPAALVAPASPTPRELKRLSDIDDQDGLRFHIPVIQFYRRSALMGGRDPAPVVRDAVARALVHYYPFAGRLRELEGRKLAVECTGEGVLFIEADTDVRLDHFGDALQPPFPCLEELIFDVPGSSEVLGSPLLLFQVTRLACGGFILGVRLHHTMADAQGLVQFLDAVAELARGAAAPTVRPVWGRELLEARDPPRPAFAHREYDEVPDTKGTIIPLDDMVHRSFFFGRREVAAVRANLPPGLRSRASRFDLLTGLLWKCRTAALAPDADEVMRMICIVNARGGKSGAAIPEGYYGNAFAFPVAVATAGDLAARPLGYAVELVKRAKGEVDVEYMRSVADLMVLRGRPHFTVVRAYLASDVTKAGFGDLDFGWGKPVYGGPAKGGVGAIPGVASFLIPFKNAKGEDGIVVPMCLPGPAMETFVKEMDKLLSAPADAEAEQQKDAFPVIRSAL; this is translated from the exons ATGGCGTCGTCGCTCAAGTTCACGGTGCGGAGGCGGCCCGCGGCGCTGGTGGCGCCGGCGTCCCCGACGCCGCGGGAGCTGAAGCGGCTCTCGGACATCGACGACCAGGACGGGCTGCGCTTCCACATCCCCGTCATCCAGTTCTACCGCCGGAGCGCGCTCATGGGCGGGCGGGACCCGGCGCCGGTGGTCCGGGACGCCGTGGCCAGGGCGCTCGTGCACTACTACCCGTTCGCCGGTCGGCTCAGGGAGCTGGAAGGCCGCAAGCTCGCCGTGGAGTGCACGGGCGAGGGCGTGCTGTTCATCGAGGCCGACACCGACGTGCGCCTCGACCACTTCGGGGACGCGCTGCAGCCGCCGTTCCCGTGCCTCGAGGAGCTCATCTTCGACGTCCCCGGCTCGTCCGAGGTGCTGGGCTCGCCGCTCCTCCTCTTCCAG GTGACGCGGCTGGCGTGCGGGGGCTTCATCCTCGGGGTGCGGCTGCACCACACGATGGCGGACGCGCAGGGGCTGGTGCAGTTCCTCGACGCCGTGGCGGAGCTGGCGCGGGGCGCGGCGGCACCGACGGTCCGGCCGGTGTGGGGGCGGGAGCTGCTGGAGGCGCGCGACCCGCCGCGGCCGGCCTTCGCGCACCGCGAGTACGACGAGGTGCCGGACACCAAGGGCACCATCATCCCGCTGGACGACATGGTGCACCGCTCCTTCTTCTTCGGGCGCCGGGAGGTGGCGGCCGTCCGCGCCAACCTCCCGCCGGGCCTCCGCTCGCGCGCCTCCAGGTTCGACCTCCTCACGGGGCTCCTGTGGAAGTGCCGCACCGCGGCGCTCGCCCCGGACGCCGACGAGGTGATGCGGATGATCTGCATCGTGAACGCCCGCGGCGGCAAGTCCGGCGCCGCCATCCCCGAGGGCTACTACGGCAACGCCTTCGCGTTCCCGGTGGCCGTCGCGACGGCCGGGGACCTCGCCGCGAGGCCGCTCGGGTACGCCGTGGAGCTGGTGAAGCGGGCCAAGGGCGAGGTGGACGTGGAGTACATGCGCTCGGTGGCCGACCTGATGGTGCTACGCGGGCGGCCGCACTTCACGGTGGTGCGCGCGTACCTGGCGTCCGACGTGACAAAGGCCGGGTTCGGCGACCTGGACTTCGGCTGGGGCAAGCCGGTGTACGGCGGGCCCGCCAAGGGCGGCGTGGGCGCCATCCCCGGGGTGGCCAGCTTCCTCATCCCGTTCAAGAACGCCAAGGGCGAGGACGGCATCGTCGTGCCCATGTGCCTGCCCGGCCCCGCCATGGAGACGTTCGTCAAGGAGATGGACAAGCTGCTGAGCGCGCCCGCAGACGCAGAGGCAGAGCAGCAGAAGGATGCGTTCCCCGTCATCAGGTCCGCGCTCTGA